The following are from one region of the Methanomassiliicoccales archaeon LGM-DZ1 genome:
- a CDS encoding TATA-box-binding protein, producing MKIENVVASTSLGQEIDLDKIMASLDGAEYNPKQFPGLVYRLKSPKTATLLFRSGKIVCTGGKSKDEVKQAITQVAKDLEKADIKITIEPKIEVQNIVASSDLGQEINLNTVAITLGLEKVEYEPEQFPGLVYRLDDPKVVVLLFGSGKMVCTGAKIPEDVVRAVEKIADELRDASLMS from the coding sequence TCGATCTGGATAAGATCATGGCATCTCTGGACGGTGCCGAATACAACCCCAAGCAGTTCCCCGGGCTCGTCTACAGGCTTAAGAGCCCCAAGACCGCTACTCTACTCTTCCGCAGCGGAAAGATCGTCTGCACCGGCGGCAAGAGCAAAGATGAGGTCAAACAGGCCATAACGCAGGTCGCCAAGGACCTCGAGAAGGCCGACATCAAGATCACCATCGAGCCCAAGATCGAGGTCCAGAACATCGTCGCCTCCTCCGACCTCGGCCAGGAGATCAACCTGAACACCGTCGCCATCACGCTCGGCCTCGAGAAGGTCGAGTACGAGCCCGAGCAGTTCCCCGGGCTCGTCTACAGGCTGGACGACCCCAAGGTCGTCGTCCTCCTGTTCGGCTCCGGCAAGATGGTCTGCACCGGTGCCAAGATCCCCGAGGATGTCGTCCGCGCGGTCGAGAAGATCGCCGATGAGCTCAGGGACGCAAGCCTGATGTCCTGA